A single window of Leclercia adecarboxylata DNA harbors:
- a CDS encoding 6-phospho-alpha-glucosidase: MITPPFILSIAGGGSTYTPGIVKSLMVQLDKFPLAEIRLYDIDAARQNTIAPVVEKVIRDHSQSIKFTVTSDPEVAFSGAHFVFAQMRVGQYKMREQDEKIPLRHGVVGQETCGPGGLAYGLRTILPMVELIDMVDRYAHEKAWIVNYSNPAAIVAEGVRRLRPDARVLNICDMPVAAMRNMGAILGVDRHKLEVDYFGLNHFGWFTRVLVDGEDKLPELRRHVAKFGLLTEDAAKTDPQHSDPSWVKTWRNIKPIMDNFPEYLPNPYLQYYLMPNQIVDHQNPDYTRANEVMNGREKKLFAAAQEYKQTGILPDAFHVGVHGEFIVDVARSLAFNLRQRHLVMVENRGAIVNLPYDAMVEVPAYITSEGPEPIRIGRVPLFHQTLLQQQLASEQLLVEATIEGSYEKALQAFTLNRTVPTMEHAKAILDEMIEANREYWPALQKAWQDGEAVKK; encoded by the coding sequence ATGATTACACCCCCATTTATTCTCTCTATCGCCGGTGGCGGCAGCACCTATACGCCCGGGATTGTGAAAAGCCTGATGGTACAGCTGGATAAATTCCCGCTGGCGGAAATTCGCCTCTACGACATTGATGCCGCGCGGCAAAACACCATCGCGCCGGTGGTGGAGAAGGTCATTCGCGATCACAGCCAGAGCATCAAATTTACCGTTACCAGCGACCCGGAAGTGGCGTTCAGCGGGGCCCATTTCGTCTTCGCCCAGATGCGCGTCGGCCAGTACAAAATGCGCGAGCAGGATGAGAAGATCCCCTTGCGTCATGGGGTGGTCGGTCAGGAGACCTGCGGCCCGGGCGGGCTGGCCTATGGCCTGCGTACTATCCTGCCGATGGTTGAGCTGATCGACATGGTTGACCGCTATGCCCATGAGAAGGCGTGGATCGTCAACTACTCCAATCCGGCGGCCATCGTCGCCGAGGGCGTACGTCGCCTGCGTCCGGACGCCCGGGTACTGAACATTTGCGATATGCCGGTAGCGGCGATGCGTAACATGGGGGCCATTCTGGGTGTGGATCGCCACAAGCTGGAGGTGGACTACTTCGGTCTGAACCATTTCGGCTGGTTTACCCGCGTGCTGGTGGACGGCGAGGATAAACTGCCGGAGCTGCGTCGCCATGTCGCAAAATTTGGTCTGCTGACCGAAGATGCGGCCAAAACTGACCCGCAGCACTCGGATCCGTCGTGGGTGAAAACCTGGCGCAACATCAAACCGATCATGGATAACTTCCCGGAGTATCTGCCGAACCCGTATCTGCAGTACTACCTGATGCCGAATCAGATCGTGGATCACCAGAATCCGGACTATACCCGCGCCAACGAAGTGATGAACGGTCGCGAGAAAAAGCTGTTTGCCGCCGCACAAGAGTATAAACAGACCGGGATCCTGCCGGATGCATTCCACGTGGGGGTGCACGGCGAGTTTATCGTGGATGTGGCCCGCTCGCTGGCGTTTAACCTGCGCCAGCGCCATCTGGTGATGGTGGAAAACCGGGGGGCGATCGTCAACCTGCCGTACGACGCGATGGTTGAGGTCCCGGCCTATATTACAAGCGAAGGTCCAGAGCCGATCCGCATCGGCCGGGTGCCGCTGTTCCACCAGACTCTGCTGCAACAGCAGCTGGCCTCGGAGCAGCTGCTGGTGGAAGCCACCATCGAAGGCAGCTATGAGAAAGCCTTACAGGCGTTCACCCTGAACCGCACCGTGCCAACCATGGAACATGCCAAAGCGATTCTGGATGAGATGATTGAGGCCAACCGGGAATACTGGCCTGCGCTGCAAAAAGCCTGGCAGGATGGGGAAGCGGTGAAAAAATAA
- the sseA gene encoding 3-mercaptopyruvate sulfurtransferase encodes MSTSYFVAADWLIEHSDDPEVQILDARMAPPGQEHRDVSAEYRAGHLPGAVFFDIEALSDHTSPLPHMMPRPEAFAVAMRELGVSHDKHLVIYDEGNLFSAPRAWWMLKTFGVEKVSILAGGLAGWQRAELPLQQGDVSLPDGDFEATFDAGAIKRVTDVLLASHEQTAQIVDARPAPRFNAEADEPRPGLKRGHIPGARNVPWGDLVFEGELKTTDELREIFSRQGVDLHQPVVASCGSGVTACVVILALATLGKTDVTLYDGAWSEWGARDDLPVEPSR; translated from the coding sequence ATGTCCACCTCATATTTTGTCGCAGCCGACTGGCTGATTGAGCACAGTGATGACCCTGAAGTCCAGATCCTCGACGCGCGCATGGCGCCGCCTGGCCAGGAGCATCGTGACGTTTCTGCCGAATACCGCGCCGGGCATCTGCCGGGGGCGGTATTTTTTGATATTGAAGCCCTCTCCGATCATACCTCTCCCCTGCCGCACATGATGCCGCGCCCGGAAGCTTTTGCGGTGGCAATGCGCGAGCTGGGCGTCAGCCACGACAAGCATCTGGTGATTTACGATGAAGGGAATCTCTTCTCCGCTCCACGGGCGTGGTGGATGCTGAAAACCTTCGGCGTGGAAAAGGTGTCGATTCTGGCAGGCGGTCTTGCCGGCTGGCAGCGGGCCGAGTTACCTCTCCAGCAGGGCGATGTCTCCCTGCCGGACGGCGACTTTGAAGCCACCTTCGATGCCGGGGCGATCAAGCGTGTCACCGACGTGCTGCTGGCAAGCCACGAGCAGACCGCGCAGATTGTCGATGCCCGCCCGGCCCCGCGCTTTAACGCGGAAGCCGACGAGCCGCGCCCGGGCCTTAAGCGCGGCCATATCCCTGGCGCGCGTAACGTGCCCTGGGGCGATCTGGTGTTTGAGGGTGAACTGAAAACCACCGACGAGCTGCGTGAAATTTTCTCTCGCCAGGGCGTGGATCTGCATCAGCCGGTCGTTGCCAGCTGCGGCTCCGGCGTCACCGCCTGTGTCGTTATTCTGGCGCTGGCGACCCTCGGCAAAACCGACGTCACGCTGTACGACGGCGCGTGGAGTGAATGGGGTGCCCGGGACGATCTGCCGGTTGAACCGTCCCGGTAA
- a CDS encoding MurR/RpiR family transcriptional regulator: MDNRLATLLTRGESLTRAEYRVLAHLTEHPLLVGQITVRELAQATFVSTATIMRLCRKLGFSGFSEFIWHCKQLLSDTPHIAAETRQPAELPALFNQFIANYQQTFQWATAEKRRRFAGLLRDKESFFLYGAGFSYLFAEYLTKKLQVLGKTAFISGPGDSRNIFLSNASRYQVFIAVSRSGETEQVLDKARIAQNVGMTVVAFTRASANTLAGMADLHFALYDEAVHFAAEAAGVTSFESNLVLLMDLLLLEATG; the protein is encoded by the coding sequence ATGGATAACCGTCTGGCGACACTGTTAACGCGCGGGGAGTCTCTGACCCGCGCAGAGTATCGCGTGCTGGCCCATCTCACCGAGCATCCGCTGCTGGTGGGCCAGATCACCGTACGGGAGCTGGCTCAGGCGACCTTTGTCTCCACCGCCACTATTATGCGCCTGTGCCGCAAGCTGGGGTTCAGCGGCTTTAGCGAGTTTATCTGGCACTGCAAGCAGCTGTTGAGCGATACCCCGCACATTGCCGCCGAAACCCGGCAACCTGCGGAATTACCCGCCCTGTTTAATCAGTTTATCGCCAATTATCAGCAGACCTTTCAGTGGGCAACGGCGGAGAAACGCCGCCGGTTTGCCGGGCTGCTGCGCGACAAGGAGAGCTTTTTCCTCTACGGCGCGGGCTTCTCCTATCTGTTTGCCGAGTACCTGACCAAGAAACTGCAGGTGCTGGGCAAGACGGCATTTATCTCCGGCCCTGGCGACAGCCGCAACATCTTTCTCAGCAACGCCTCGCGCTATCAGGTGTTCATCGCGGTCTCGCGCAGCGGGGAAACGGAGCAGGTGCTGGATAAGGCGCGGATCGCGCAGAACGTGGGGATGACGGTGGTGGCTTTTACCCGGGCGTCGGCGAATACCCTGGCGGGGATGGCGGATCTGCATTTTGCCTTATACGACGAAGCGGTGCATTTCGCTGCCGAGGCCGCAGGAGTGACATCGTTTGAGTCGAACCTGGTGCTGCTGATGGATTTACTGCTGCTGGAGGCAACGGGGTGA
- the sseB gene encoding enhanced serine sensitivity protein SseB, with amino-acid sequence MSETKNELETLLEKAATEPAHRPAFFRTLLESTVWVPGTAAEGEQVVEDSALDLLHWEKDDGTSVIPFFSSLEALQEAVEDEQAFVVMPVRTLFEMTLGETLFLNAKLPTGKEFTPREISHLIGEEGNPLSTQEVLEGGESLLLSEVAEPPAQMIDSLTTLFKTIKPVKRAFLCSIKEQADEQPVLLIGIEADGEIDDIIQAAGSVATDTLPGDEPIDICRVVKGEKGISHFITEHITPFYERRWGGFLRDFKNNRII; translated from the coding sequence ATGTCAGAAACCAAAAACGAATTAGAAACTTTGCTGGAAAAAGCGGCCACCGAGCCTGCCCATCGTCCGGCATTTTTCCGCACGCTGCTGGAGTCCACCGTCTGGGTGCCTGGCACCGCCGCGGAAGGTGAGCAGGTTGTTGAGGACAGCGCCCTGGATCTGCTGCACTGGGAAAAAGATGACGGCACCTCGGTGATCCCGTTCTTCTCCTCCCTTGAAGCCTTACAGGAAGCGGTTGAAGATGAGCAGGCGTTCGTGGTGATGCCGGTGCGCACCCTGTTTGAGATGACGCTGGGCGAAACCCTGTTTCTGAACGCCAAACTGCCGACCGGGAAAGAGTTCACCCCGCGCGAAATCAGCCACCTGATTGGCGAAGAGGGTAACCCGCTCAGCACCCAGGAGGTGCTGGAGGGCGGTGAGTCGCTGCTGCTGTCGGAAGTGGCCGAGCCACCGGCACAGATGATCGACTCCCTGACCACCCTGTTCAAAACCATCAAACCGGTCAAGCGCGCGTTTCTCTGCTCGATCAAAGAGCAGGCCGACGAACAGCCGGTACTGCTGATTGGCATTGAGGCGGATGGCGAGATCGACGACATCATCCAGGCCGCGGGCAGCGTGGCGACCGACACCCTGCCGGGCGACGAGCCCATCGATATCTGCCGGGTAGTAAAAGGCGAGAAGGGCATCAGCCACTTTATCACCGAGCACATCACGCCCTTCTATGAGCGCCGCTGGGGTGGCTTCCTGCGCGATTTCAAAAACAACCGTATTATCTGA
- the pepB gene encoding aminopeptidase PepB yields the protein MTEAMKITLSTQPADARWGEKATYSINNDGITLHLNGSDDVGLIQRAARKIDGLGIKHVCLDGEGWDTDRSWAFWAGYKGPKGTRKIEWANLDDAGKTELESRLTIIDWVRDTINAPAEELGPEQLAQRAVDLLSKVAGDKMSYRITKGEDLREQNYMGIHTVGRGSERPPVLLALDYNPTGDKAAPVFACLVGKGITFDTGGYSLKQSAFMDSMKSDMGGAATITGALAFAITRGLNKRVKLYLCCADNMVSGNAFKLGDIIRYRNGKNVEVMNTDAEGRLVLADGLIDACAQKPELIIDMATLTGAAKTALGNDYHALFSFDDKLANRVLASAAAENEPFWRLPLAEFHRSQLPSNFAELNNTASAAYPAGASTAAGFLSHFVENYREGWLHIDCSATYRKAAVEQWSAGATGLGVRTIANLLTAE from the coding sequence ATGACCGAAGCGATGAAGATTACGCTCTCTACTCAGCCTGCCGATGCGCGCTGGGGTGAAAAAGCCACTTACAGCATCAACAATGACGGTATTACCCTGCACCTGAACGGCAGCGACGATGTCGGTCTGATCCAGCGCGCGGCGCGGAAAATTGACGGCCTGGGCATTAAACATGTGTGTCTCGACGGCGAAGGCTGGGACACCGATCGCAGCTGGGCATTCTGGGCGGGCTATAAAGGTCCAAAAGGCACCCGTAAGATTGAGTGGGCGAACCTCGACGACGCAGGAAAGACAGAGCTGGAAAGCCGTCTGACCATCATCGACTGGGTGCGCGATACCATCAACGCCCCGGCGGAAGAGTTAGGCCCGGAACAGCTGGCGCAGCGCGCGGTGGATCTGCTGAGCAAAGTCGCTGGCGACAAGATGTCTTACCGCATCACCAAAGGCGAAGATCTGCGCGAGCAGAACTACATGGGCATCCACACCGTTGGCCGCGGCTCCGAGCGTCCTCCTGTGCTGCTGGCGCTGGATTACAACCCAACCGGTGATAAAGCGGCACCGGTATTCGCCTGCCTGGTCGGGAAAGGTATCACTTTCGATACCGGCGGTTACAGCCTGAAGCAGAGCGCGTTCATGGACTCGATGAAGTCCGACATGGGCGGCGCGGCTACCATTACCGGCGCGCTGGCTTTTGCCATCACCCGCGGCCTGAATAAACGCGTGAAGCTGTACCTGTGCTGCGCCGACAACATGGTCAGCGGTAACGCCTTCAAGCTGGGCGACATCATTCGCTACCGCAACGGCAAGAACGTCGAAGTGATGAACACCGACGCCGAAGGCCGTCTGGTGCTGGCCGATGGCCTGATTGACGCTTGTGCGCAAAAACCAGAGCTGATCATAGATATGGCAACCCTGACCGGGGCGGCGAAAACCGCGCTGGGCAACGACTACCACGCGCTGTTCAGCTTTGACGACAAGCTGGCGAACCGTGTGCTGGCAAGCGCTGCCGCCGAGAACGAACCGTTCTGGCGTCTGCCGCTGGCCGAGTTCCACCGCAGCCAGCTGCCGTCGAACTTCGCCGAACTGAACAACACCGCCAGCGCGGCCTACCCGGCAGGGGCGAGCACCGCCGCCGGTTTCCTGTCGCACTTCGTTGAGAACTATCGTGAAGGCTGGCTGCATATCGACTGCTCCGCTACCTACCGCAAAGCGGCGGTTGAGCAGTGGTCCGCCGGTGCGACCGGTCTGGGTGTGCGGACCATCGCGAACCTGTTGACCGCAGAGTAA
- the iscX gene encoding Fe-S cluster assembly protein IscX, producing the protein MGLKWTDSREIGEALYDANPDLDPKTVRFTDMHQWICDLEEFDDDPNASNEKILEAILLVWLDEAE; encoded by the coding sequence ATGGGACTGAAGTGGACTGACAGCCGTGAAATCGGCGAGGCGCTGTACGACGCTAATCCGGATCTCGATCCGAAGACCGTACGCTTCACCGATATGCATCAGTGGATTTGCGATCTGGAAGAGTTTGACGACGATCCCAACGCATCCAATGAAAAAATTCTGGAGGCGATTCTGTTAGTCTGGCTGGACGAAGCAGAATAA
- the fdx gene encoding ISC system 2Fe-2S type ferredoxin, which produces MPKIVILPHADLCPDGAVLEAETGETILNVALRNGIEVEHACEKSCACTTCHCIVREGFDSLAESTEDEDDMLDKAWGLEPESRLSCQARVTDEDLVVELPRYTLNHAREH; this is translated from the coding sequence ATGCCAAAGATTGTTATTTTGCCTCATGCGGACCTCTGTCCGGATGGCGCAGTTCTGGAAGCTGAGACCGGCGAAACCATCCTTAACGTTGCCCTGCGTAACGGTATCGAAGTGGAACACGCCTGTGAAAAATCCTGTGCCTGCACGACCTGCCACTGCATCGTCCGCGAGGGTTTTGACTCTCTTGCGGAGAGCACAGAAGATGAAGACGACATGCTGGATAAAGCATGGGGTCTGGAGCCGGAAAGCCGTCTGAGCTGTCAGGCGCGCGTCACCGATGAAGATCTGGTGGTCGAACTTCCGCGTTATACGCTTAACCACGCACGCGAGCATTAA
- the hscA gene encoding Fe-S protein assembly chaperone HscA, with the protein MALLQISEPGLSAAPHQRRLAVGIDLGTTNSLVATVRSGQAETLADAQGQHLLPSVVHYQPQGHSVGFDARANAAQDPANTISSVKRMMGRSLADIQSRYPHLPYQLQASENGLPMIATAAGLLNPIRVSADILKALAARATATLEGELDGVVITVPAYFDDAQRQGTKDAARLAGLHVLRLLNEPTAAAIAYGLDSGQEGVIAVFDLGGGTFDISILRLSRGVFEVLATGGDSALGGDDFDHLLADHICEQAGISDRSDARLQRQLLDAAIAAKIALSDAASVTVEVAGWKGDISREQFNALIAPLVKRTLLACRRALKDAGVEAEEVLDVVMVGGSTRVPLVRERVGEFFGRTPLTSIDPDKVVAIGAAIQADILVGNKPDSEMLLLDVIPLSLGLETMGGLVEKVIPRNTTIPVARAQEFTTFKDGQTAMSIHVLQGERELVQDCRSLARFALRGIPALPAGGAHIRVTFQVDADGLLSVTAMEKSTGVESSIQVKPSYGLTDGEIATMIQDSMSFAAQDVKARMLAEQKVEAARVLESLNSALTADAALLSAAERQAIDDAVAQLSAVAVGNDADAIEQAIKNVDKQTQEFAARRMDQSVRTALKGHSVDEV; encoded by the coding sequence ATGGCCTTATTACAAATTAGTGAGCCGGGCTTAAGTGCCGCACCGCACCAGCGTCGTCTGGCGGTAGGCATCGACTTAGGCACCACCAACTCGCTGGTGGCGACCGTGCGCAGCGGCCAGGCTGAGACGCTGGCGGATGCGCAGGGTCAACACCTGCTGCCCTCTGTGGTCCACTATCAGCCCCAGGGCCACAGCGTGGGCTTTGATGCCCGCGCCAACGCAGCCCAGGATCCGGCCAACACCATCAGCTCGGTAAAACGCATGATGGGCCGCTCGCTGGCAGACATCCAGAGCCGTTATCCGCATCTGCCGTATCAGCTGCAGGCAAGTGAAAATGGCCTGCCGATGATCGCCACCGCCGCGGGTTTACTGAACCCGATCCGCGTCTCTGCCGATATCCTTAAGGCGCTGGCCGCCCGCGCAACCGCGACCCTGGAAGGCGAGCTGGATGGCGTAGTGATCACCGTTCCGGCCTATTTCGATGACGCCCAGCGTCAGGGCACCAAAGACGCGGCGCGTCTGGCGGGCCTGCACGTGCTGCGTCTGCTTAACGAGCCGACGGCTGCCGCCATTGCCTATGGCCTCGACTCCGGTCAGGAAGGGGTGATTGCGGTCTTCGATCTCGGCGGCGGGACCTTTGATATTTCGATTCTGCGCTTAAGCCGCGGGGTGTTTGAAGTGCTGGCGACCGGCGGCGACTCTGCCCTCGGTGGCGACGACTTTGACCATCTGCTGGCGGATCACATCTGCGAGCAGGCGGGGATATCCGATCGCAGTGACGCGCGTCTGCAACGTCAGCTGCTGGACGCGGCCATTGCCGCCAAAATCGCCCTCAGCGATGCTGCCTCCGTGACCGTTGAGGTCGCGGGCTGGAAAGGCGACATCAGCCGTGAACAGTTCAATGCGCTGATCGCCCCGCTGGTGAAACGCACCCTGCTGGCCTGCCGTCGCGCGCTGAAAGATGCGGGCGTGGAAGCAGAAGAGGTGCTGGACGTTGTCATGGTCGGCGGTTCGACCCGCGTTCCACTGGTACGCGAACGCGTGGGCGAATTCTTTGGCCGCACGCCATTAACCTCTATCGATCCGGATAAAGTGGTCGCCATTGGCGCCGCCATCCAGGCCGATATCCTGGTCGGTAACAAGCCGGACAGCGAAATGCTGCTGCTGGACGTGATCCCGCTGTCCCTCGGGTTAGAAACCATGGGCGGCCTGGTGGAGAAAGTGATCCCGCGTAACACCACCATTCCGGTGGCGCGCGCGCAGGAGTTCACCACCTTTAAAGACGGCCAGACCGCGATGTCGATCCACGTGCTGCAGGGCGAGCGCGAGCTGGTCCAGGACTGCCGTTCGCTGGCGCGTTTCGCGCTGCGCGGGATCCCGGCACTGCCTGCGGGCGGGGCGCATATCCGCGTCACCTTCCAGGTGGATGCAGATGGCCTGCTGAGCGTCACGGCGATGGAAAAATCGACCGGTGTCGAATCCTCCATCCAGGTGAAACCGTCCTACGGTCTGACCGATGGCGAAATCGCCACCATGATTCAGGACTCAATGAGTTTTGCTGCGCAGGATGTGAAGGCGCGTATGCTGGCGGAACAGAAAGTTGAAGCCGCACGCGTGCTGGAAAGCCTGAACAGCGCACTCACTGCTGATGCCGCGCTGTTAAGCGCCGCAGAACGTCAGGCCATTGACGACGCCGTCGCGCAACTGAGCGCGGTGGCGGTTGGCAATGACGCTGACGCCATAGAACAAGCGATTAAAAACGTTGATAAGCAAACCCAGGAGTTCGCCGCTCGCCGCATGGACCAGTCTGTCCGTACCGCGCTGAAAGGCCACTCCGTGGACGAGGTTTAA
- the hscB gene encoding co-chaperone HscB: MDYFTLFGLPAGYEIDTQALAARFQDLQRQYHPDKFASGTQAEQLAAVQHSATINQAWQTLRNPLSRAEYLLSRHGFDLSSEQHTVRDTAFLMEQLELREELDEIEQAKDEARLERFIKRVKGMFDTRHQQMVDQLNNETWDVAADSVRKLRFLDKLRSSAEQLEEKLLDF, translated from the coding sequence ATGGATTACTTCACCCTCTTTGGGTTACCAGCCGGGTATGAAATTGATACTCAGGCGCTGGCGGCCCGTTTCCAGGATCTGCAACGTCAGTATCACCCGGATAAGTTCGCCAGCGGTACGCAGGCGGAACAGCTGGCGGCGGTGCAGCACTCTGCGACCATCAATCAGGCGTGGCAAACCCTGCGCAATCCGCTGAGTCGGGCAGAATATCTGCTTTCGCGCCACGGGTTTGATCTCTCCAGCGAGCAACACACCGTCCGCGACACCGCCTTCCTGATGGAACAGCTGGAGCTGCGTGAAGAGCTGGATGAGATCGAACAGGCCAAAGACGAAGCCCGTCTTGAGCGCTTTATTAAGCGCGTAAAAGGGATGTTCGATACCCGCCATCAACAGATGGTTGACCAATTGAATAACGAGACGTGGGACGTGGCGGCGGACAGCGTTCGCAAGCTGCGTTTTCTCGATAAACTGCGAAGCAGTGCTGAACAACTCGAAGAAAAGCTGCTCGATTTTTAA
- the iscA gene encoding iron-sulfur cluster assembly protein IscA, which produces MSITLSDSAAARVSSFLANRGKGFGLRLGVRTSGCSGMAYVLEFVDEPAAEDTVFEDKGVKVVVDGKSLQFLNGTQLDFVKEGLNEGFKFTNPNVKDECGCGESFHV; this is translated from the coding sequence ATGTCGATTACCCTTAGCGACAGCGCTGCCGCGCGAGTAAGCTCCTTCCTGGCAAACCGTGGCAAAGGCTTCGGCCTGCGACTGGGTGTACGCACCTCCGGCTGTTCCGGTATGGCGTATGTACTGGAATTTGTTGACGAACCTGCGGCGGAAGATACCGTATTCGAAGACAAAGGCGTGAAGGTGGTGGTCGATGGTAAAAGCCTGCAGTTCCTGAACGGCACTCAGCTGGACTTTGTAAAAGAAGGCCTCAACGAAGGGTTTAAATTTACTAACCCGAACGTTAAAGACGAGTGCGGCTGCGGCGAAAGCTTCCACGTTTAA
- the iscU gene encoding Fe-S cluster assembly scaffold IscU, protein MAYSEKVIDHYENPRNVGSFDNSDDSVGSGMVGAPACGDVMKLQIKVNNEGIIEDARFKTYGCGSAIASSSLVTEWVKGKSLDEAQAIKNTDIADELELPPVKIHCSILAEDAIKAAIADYKSKREAK, encoded by the coding sequence ATGGCATACAGCGAAAAAGTTATCGATCATTACGAGAATCCACGTAACGTGGGCTCCTTCGACAACAGCGACGACAGCGTAGGCAGCGGCATGGTGGGTGCACCGGCCTGTGGCGACGTGATGAAGTTGCAGATTAAAGTCAACAATGAAGGTATCATTGAAGACGCGCGCTTCAAGACTTACGGTTGCGGTTCCGCAATCGCCTCCAGCTCCCTGGTCACCGAGTGGGTGAAGGGCAAATCTCTGGACGAAGCGCAGGCGATTAAAAATACCGATATTGCTGACGAACTCGAACTGCCGCCGGTGAAAATTCACTGCTCTATCCTGGCGGAAGATGCGATTAAAGCTGCAATCGCGGATTACAAAAGCAAACGTGAAGCAAAATAA
- a CDS encoding IscS subfamily cysteine desulfurase → MKLPIYLDYSATTPVDPRVAEKMMQCLTLDGNFGNPASRSHRFGWHAEEAVDIARNQIAELVGADPREIVFTSGATESDNLAIKGAANFYQKKGKHIITSKTEHKAVLDTCRQLEREGFEVTYLAPQRNGIIDLKELEAAMRDDTILVSIMHVNNEIGVVQDIATIGELCRARGIIYHVDATQSVGKLPIDLSQLKVDLMSFSGHKIYGPKGIGALYVRRKPRIRIESQMHGGGHERGMRSGTLPVHQIVGMGEAYRIAKEEMETEMARLRTLRNRLWEGVKDMEEVYLNGDLEQGAPNILNVSFNYVEGESLIMALKDLAVSSGSACTSASLEPSYVLRALGMTDELAHSSIRFSLGRFTTDEEIDYTIKLVRNSIGRLRELSPLWEMFKEGVDLNSIEWSHH, encoded by the coding sequence ATGAAATTACCTATCTATCTCGATTACTCCGCAACCACGCCGGTGGACCCGCGTGTTGCCGAGAAAATGATGCAGTGTCTGACCCTGGACGGAAACTTCGGTAACCCGGCTTCCCGCTCCCACCGTTTTGGCTGGCATGCTGAAGAGGCGGTAGATATCGCCCGTAATCAGATTGCCGAGCTGGTTGGCGCCGATCCGCGTGAAATTGTTTTCACCTCAGGCGCGACCGAATCCGATAACCTGGCGATCAAAGGTGCGGCCAATTTCTATCAGAAAAAAGGCAAGCACATCATCACCAGCAAAACCGAACACAAAGCCGTGCTGGACACCTGTCGCCAGCTGGAGCGTGAAGGGTTTGAAGTGACCTACCTCGCGCCGCAGCGCAACGGTATCATCGACCTGAAAGAGCTCGAAGCGGCAATGCGTGATGACACCATTCTGGTCTCCATCATGCACGTCAACAACGAAATCGGCGTGGTGCAGGATATCGCCACTATCGGCGAACTGTGCCGTGCGCGCGGTATCATCTACCACGTTGATGCGACCCAGAGCGTGGGCAAACTGCCTATCGACCTGAGCCAGCTGAAAGTGGACCTGATGTCCTTCTCCGGCCACAAAATCTATGGCCCGAAAGGCATTGGCGCGCTGTACGTGCGTCGTAAGCCACGTATCCGTATCGAATCCCAGATGCACGGCGGCGGTCACGAGCGCGGCATGCGTTCCGGTACTCTGCCTGTTCACCAGATCGTGGGTATGGGTGAAGCCTACCGTATCGCCAAAGAAGAGATGGAAACCGAGATGGCGCGCCTGCGTACGCTGCGCAACCGTCTGTGGGAAGGCGTGAAGGATATGGAAGAGGTCTACCTGAACGGCGATCTCGAGCAGGGCGCACCGAACATTCTTAACGTCAGCTTCAACTATGTTGAAGGCGAGTCGCTGATCATGGCCCTGAAAGATCTGGCCGTCTCTTCCGGTTCTGCGTGTACTTCCGCAAGCCTGGAGCCGTCCTACGTACTGCGTGCGCTGGGCATGACCGACGAACTGGCACACAGCTCTATCCGCTTCTCTTTAGGTCGTTTCACTACCGATGAAGAGATTGACTACACCATCAAACTGGTTCGCAACTCCATTGGCCGTCTGCGTGAACTCTCTCCACTGTGGGAAATGTTCAAAGAAGGCGTGGATCTGAACAGCATTGAATGGTCACATCACTAA
- the iscR gene encoding Fe-S cluster assembly transcriptional regulator IscR: protein MRLTSKGRYAVTAMLDVALNSESGPVPLADISERQGISLSYLEQLFSRLRKNGLVSSVRGPGGGYLLGKDAGSIAVGEVISAVDESVDATRCQGKGGCQGGDKCLTHALWRDLSDRLTGFLNNITIGELVNNQEVLDVSGRQHSHESHRNTRTQDAIDVKLRA from the coding sequence ATGAGACTGACATCTAAAGGGCGTTATGCCGTGACCGCGATGCTGGACGTTGCGCTCAACTCCGAATCGGGCCCGGTTCCGTTGGCTGATATTTCTGAACGTCAGGGAATTTCCCTCTCTTATCTGGAACAGCTGTTCTCCCGACTGCGTAAAAATGGCCTGGTTTCCAGCGTCCGCGGTCCTGGCGGCGGATATCTGTTAGGTAAAGACGCGGGCAGTATTGCCGTTGGCGAAGTCATTAGCGCAGTTGACGAATCCGTCGACGCGACCCGTTGCCAGGGTAAAGGCGGCTGTCAGGGCGGCGATAAATGTCTGACTCACGCGCTGTGGCGCGATCTGAGCGACCGTCTGACCGGCTTCCTGAATAACATCACCATTGGTGAACTGGTTAACAACCAGGAAGTGCTGGACGTCTCAGGTCGTCAGCACTCGCACGAGTCCCATCGTAATACCCGCACGCAAGACGCTATCGACGTTAAACTGCGCGCGTAA